Proteins found in one Sardina pilchardus chromosome 3, fSarPil1.1, whole genome shotgun sequence genomic segment:
- the ppp1caa gene encoding protein phosphatase 1, catalytic subunit, alpha isozyme a — MAEPDKLNIDSIIQRLLEVKGSRPGKNVQLTENEIRGLCLKSREIFLSQPILLELEAPLKICGDVHGQYYDLLRLFEYGGFPPESNYLFLGDYVDRGKQSLETICLLLAYKVKYPENFFLLRGNHECASINRIYGFYDECKRRYNIKLWKTFTDCFNCLPVAAIVDEKIFCCHGGLSPDLQSMEQIRRVMRPTDVPDQGLLCDLLWADPDKDVLGWGENDRGVSFTFGADVVAKFLHKHDMDLICRAHQVVEDGYEFFAKRQLVTLFSAPNYCGEFDNAGAMMSVDETLMCSFQILKPADKKLYSYGGGGGMGSGRPVTPPRNSAKGAKAKK; from the exons TGAAGGGCTCTCGGCCAGGCAAGAATGTGCAGCTGACAGAGAACGAGATCCGTGGCCTGTGCCTCAAGTCCCGGGAAATCTTCCTCAGTCAGCCAatcctgctggagctggaggcgcCACTCAAGATCTGTG GTGACGTGCATGGCCAGTACTACGACCTGCTGCGGCTCTTTGAGTACGGCGGCTTCCCACCCGAAAGCAACTACCTGTTCTTGGGCGACTATGTGGACAGAGGCAAGCAGTCCCTGGAGACCATCTGCCTGCTGCTGGCGTACAAGGTCAAATACCCTGAGAACTTCTTCCTGCTGCGCGGCAACCACGAGTGCGCCTCCATCAACCGCATCTATGGTTTCTATGATGAGT GCAAGAGGCGGTATAATATCAAGCTCTGGAAGACCTTCACAGACTGCTTCAACTGTTTACCTGTTGCTGCCATCGTAGATGAGAAGATCTTCTGTTGCCATGGTG GGCTCTCTCCTGACCTGCAGTCTATGGAGCAGATTCGTCGTGTGATGCGTCCCACAGATGTGCCTGACCAGGGCCTGCTGTGTGACCTGCTGTGGGCTGACCCTGACAAGGACGTGCTGGGCTGGGGCGAGAACGACCGCGGAGTCTCCTTCACCTTCGGCGCTGACGTGGTCGCCAAGTTCCTGCACAAACACGACATGGATCTTATATGCAGGGCACATCAG GTGGTAGAGGACGGTTATGAGTTCTTTGCCAAGAGGCAGCTTGTCACTCTCTTCTCTGCGCCCAACTACTGTGGAGAGTTTGACAACGCTGGAGCCATGATGAGTGTGGACGAGACACTCATGTGTTCCTTCCAG ATTCTCAAGCCTGCAGACAAGAAGCTGTACAGTTACGGCGGAGGTGGAGGCATGGGTTCAGGCCGTCCAGTCACCCCGCCGCGAAATTCAGCAAAGGGTGCAAAAGCCAAGAAATAA